The Magnolia sinica isolate HGM2019 chromosome 9, MsV1, whole genome shotgun sequence genome contains a region encoding:
- the LOC131256637 gene encoding pentatricopeptide repeat-containing protein At5g57250, mitochondrial translates to MPSPSSHLPKIPFSSSSYSKNLSKTTIQNLLKSGFSPTIKALNCLLLSLSKTHRFQSILHIFSQLSSNNIKGNYLTYSIISKTLLKQSRFEETEHFIVRMSKDGFFPEKGVYSSLIQGFCSVEKDPESAFSVLHRCLRNHGIFPSRSAFYSLIFSFCTQGKMDRAIEVLEMMVEAKIKNPFDDFVCSSIISGFCKIGKPEIAFGFYENAVKNGFFQPNVVTYTAVVNALCKEGRIEEVSDLVCEMEKKGIVLDAVFYSSWICGYFREGVLDEAFRRHRLMVENGIKPDTVSYTILVDGFSKEGNVEKAAGFLSAMEKDGLVPNLVTYTSIMRGFCKKGKLEEAFGIFRKVEEMGIGVDEITYAVLIDGLCQEGDLDQVFCLLEEMEAKGIGAGIVTYNTVINGLCKLGKTHEADRISRGILGDNFTYSSLMDGYIKGGDIAGVLETKRRLEEAGVCMDVVMCNVLMKALFMMGQFEDAYKLYKGMGEMGLVANSITFCIMIDGSCTLGRIDEALEIFDDCRRAPSVCSTTTYNSIIRGLCREGMVDIAIEAFNDLTRRGLDPDATAYMTLIKAKFEGSGERGVLEFLDVLSELEPKTQILICNKAICFLCKRGCVDAASDVYMLMRRKGLVVRSKSYYQILKGLICKGNKQLVQVMLNSYIKEYGILEYRMNKILVRYLCKKDVKEALQFLDEEENISVSVLTELIDALTKEGRVRDAHKLVMEAEGNGMSLDVVVYSIVVDGLCKEGYLEEALNLCVSMRKKGIQPNIVTYNSVIDGLCRQGCLVEAFRLFDSLEKNDMIPTIITHAILIGALSKEGFLEDAAKLFEKMLLKGLTPNTHIYNSLINGYCRFGSMEEALKLLSNLERSCLQPDAFTVSALINGCCRKADMEGALGFYGEFKRNGVLPDYLGFLNLIGGLCTKGRMEEARSILREMLQSQSVAELINKAGDEINIDSLTSFLNLLCEQGSIQEAAHVLGEVGSLIFPLRTSTHNTGPKKLKKLNEGEAMSRDSQRLDSESGGGVPRLVEKLPRNFGSGLGSESITTDMDDLDFKHRKEEKEDGRREDYDLMGKSKFGNFIAYYSVITLLCSKGELQKANTVAKEMLLDLKELG, encoded by the coding sequence atgccaTCTCCTTCCTCCCATCTTCCCAAAAtacccttctcttcttcttcttattccaaAAATCTCTCCAAAACCACCATCCAAAACCTTCTCAAAAGCGGTTTCAGTCCCACCATCAAAGCCCTAAACTGCCTCCTCCTCTCCCTCTCTAAAACCCATCGATTCCAATCCATTCTCCACATCTTCTCCCAGTTGTCTTCCAACAACATCAAAGGGAACTACCTTACATATTCAATCATCTCAAAAACCCTCCTCAAGCAGAGCAGATTCGAAGAAACAGAGCATTTCATCGTCCGGATGTCGAAAGACGGCTTCTTTCCTGAAAAGGGTGTATACAGTTCTCTAATTCAGGGATTCTGCAGTGTAGAAAAAGACCCAGAAAGTGCTTTCTCCGTGTTGCATCGATGCCTGAGAAATCACGGTATTTTCCCCTCTCGTTCTGCTTTCTACTCGTTGATTTTCAGCTTCTGCACTCAGGGTAAGATGGATAGAGCAATTGAGGTCTTGGAAATGATGGTAGAGGCCAAAATCAAAAACCCATTTGACGATTTCGTCTGTAGTTCGATAATTTCCGGGTTCTGTAAAATCGGAAAGCCCGAAATTGCATTTGGGTTTTACGAGAATGCAGTGAAAAATGGGTTTTTCCAGCCGAATGTTGTAACTTACACTGCTGTTGTAAATGCGCTCTGCAAGGAAGGTAGAATTGAGGAGGTTTCTGATTTGGTTTGCGAGATGGAGAAGAAAGGCATTGTTTTGGATGCTGTTTTTTACAGCAGTTGGATTTGTGGCTATTTTCGGGAAGGCGTGTTAGACGAGGCGTTCCGGAGGCATAGATTGATGGTTGAAAACGGGATAAAGCCAGATACTGTTAGCTATACGATTCTTGTTGATGGGTTTTCCAAGGAAGGAAATGTGGAGAAGGCGGCCGGGTTCTTGAGTGCGATGGAGAAGGACGGTCTCGTTCCGAATTTGGTTACATATACTTCAATCATGCGGGGTTTTTGCAAGAAGGGGAAGTTGGAAGAAGCGTTTGGCATTTTTCGGAAGGTGGAGGAAATGGGGATTGGTGTGGATGAGATTACATATGCGGTATTGATTGATGGGTTGTGTCAGGAAGGGGATTTGGATCAGGTTTTCTGCTTGCTTGAGGAAATGGAGGCGAAGGGGATTGGAGCTGGCATTGTCACGTACAATACTGTGATTAATGGGTTGTGTAAGCTTGGGAAAACCCATGAGGCGGACAGGATCTCGAGGGGTATTTTGGGCGATAATTTTACTTATAGCTCATTGATGGACGGTTACATTAAGGGAGGGGATATAGCAGGGGTTTTGGAAACAAAGAGGAGATTGGAGGAAGCTGGTGTTTGTATGGATGTTGTTATGTGTAACGTACTTATGAAAGCATTATTTATGATGGGGCAATTTGAAGATGCTTATAAGCTCTATAAGGGAATGGGCGAGATGGGCTTGGTTGCCAATTCCATTACTTTCTGTATTATGATTGATGGGTCGTGTACATTAGGAAGGATTGATGAAGCGCTTGAGATATTCGATGATTGTAGAAGAGCTCCTTCGGTTTGTAGCACCACAACTTATAATTCCATCATTAGAGGACTTTGTAGGGAAGGTATGGTAGATATTGCGATTGAAGCGTTTAATGATCTCACCAGGAGAGGTTTAGATCCTGATGCTACTGCTTACATGACCTTGATCAAGGCAAAGTTTGAGGGAAGTGGCGAAAGAGGTGTTTTGGAGTTTCTAGATGTGCTCTCGGAATTAGAGCCGAAGACGCAAATCTTGATATGCAACAAGGCGATTTGTTTCTTATGTAAGAGGGGTTGTGTTGATGCTGCCTCCGACGTGTACATGTTAATGAGGAGGAAAGGCTTGGTTGTGAGAAGCAAGTCGTACTATCAGATACTCAAAGGGCTTATCTGTAAGGGAAACAAACAGCTGGTTCAAGTGATGCTGAACTCGTATATTAAAGAATATGGCATTTTAGAATATAGGATGAACAAGATTCTAGTTCGGTACTTGTGTAAGAAGGACGTGAAAGAAGCGCTACAGTTTCTTGATGAGGAGGAAAATATATCTGTCAGTGTGTTGACTGAGCTTATCGATGCGCTTACAAAAGAAGGTAGAGTTCGAGATGCACATAAGCTTGTTATGGAAGCTGAAGGAAATGGAATGAGTTTGGATGTAGTCGTTTATTCTATTGTAGTTGATGGGCTATGCAAGGAAGGGTATCTTGAAGAGGCATTAAATCTTTGTGTGAGCATGAGAAAGAAGGGAATCCAGCCGAACATCGTCACTTACAATTCAGTGATCGATGGTTTGTGCCGGCAGGGATGTCTTGTGGAAGCGTTTAGGCTATTTGATTCATTGGAGAAAAATGATATGATCCCTACTATCATAACACATGCTATTCTCATAGGAGCTCTATCTAAAGAAGGTTTTTTAGAAGATGCCGCCAAGCTGTTTGAGAAGATGCTTCTCAAGGGTTTGACTCCAAATACCCACATTTATAACTCGCTGATAAATGGGTATTGCCGATTTGGTTCGATGGAGGAAGCATTGAAGCTTCTTTCCAATTTGGAGAGAAGTTGCCTACAACCGGATGCTTTTACGGTCAGTGCTTTGATTAACGGCTGCTGTCGAAAAGCTGACATGGAAGGTGCCCTTGGGTTCTATGGCGAGTTCAAAAGGAATGGAGTTCTCCCGGACTACTTGGGTTTCCTTAATTTGATAGGAGGCCTCTGCACAAAAGGCAGGATGGAAGAAGCAAGGAGCATTTTGAGAGAGATGCTTCAAAGCCAGTCAGTGGCAGAGCTGATAAACAAAGCAGGTGATGAGATCAATATTGATTCATTAACAAGCTTTCTCAATCTTTTATGTGAGCAAGGAAGCATTCAAGAAGCTGCCCATGTCCTTGGTGAAGTAGGATCTTTGATTTTCCCTTTGAGGACCTCTACTCATAACACTGGACCTAAAAAGCTCAAGAAGCTAAACGAAGGGGAGGCTATGAGTAGGGATAGCCAGAGATTGGACTCTGAAAGTGGCGGTGGTGTTCCTCGATTGGTTGAGAAATTGCCTAGAAATTTTGGTAGTGGTTTAGGCTCAGAGTCTATAACCACAGACATGGATGATTTGGATTTTAAACACCGCAAGGAGGAGAAAGAAGATGGCCGTAGGGAAGATTACGATTTGATGGGAAAATCGAAATTTGGCAACTTCATTGCTTACTATTCCGTCATCACATTGCTCTGTTCGAAAGGAGAGCTACAAAAGGCTAATACAGTAGCAAAAGAAATGCTTTTGGATTTGAAAGAGCTTGGTTGA